A genomic region of Leptospira barantonii contains the following coding sequences:
- a CDS encoding site-2 protease family protein produces MFILTFLTLTFQSEFLEIPFLPLQYLKELFFLRLPYSLSLIVILLAHEMGHFLAARYYGVKATWPYFIPIPFAPIGTMGAVIKILEPIRNKKQLFDIGIWGPLMSLILSVPCYVLGIYWSSLVPMESLQGNPGVISFGESIFTITINQWILGPFDPRIQDVWIHPLAQAGWVGLLVTAINLLPFGQLDGGHVIYSIFGEKYRNWIYYLFIGFLLLCLWNFSWLLWGFLIYFIIKVEHPFVPDPVVPLDRVRKVGGLLILFALIFIFVPSPIQIGTDIHRPGLAEELWISLKSVFSGI; encoded by the coding sequence TTGTTTATCCTTACCTTTTTGACTCTTACGTTTCAGAGCGAATTCTTAGAAATTCCCTTCTTGCCCTTACAATATTTAAAAGAATTATTTTTTCTTAGACTGCCTTATTCCCTTTCCTTGATCGTAATTCTTTTGGCTCATGAAATGGGACATTTTTTAGCGGCTCGATATTACGGCGTTAAAGCGACATGGCCTTATTTTATTCCGATTCCGTTCGCTCCGATCGGAACCATGGGCGCGGTGATTAAGATTCTCGAACCGATCCGAAATAAGAAACAACTCTTCGACATCGGAATCTGGGGACCTTTGATGAGCTTGATTCTCTCCGTTCCTTGTTACGTTTTAGGAATTTATTGGTCTTCTTTGGTTCCGATGGAAAGTCTTCAAGGAAATCCCGGAGTCATCTCTTTTGGTGAATCCATTTTTACGATTACGATCAATCAATGGATCTTAGGACCTTTCGATCCTCGGATTCAAGACGTTTGGATTCATCCTTTGGCACAAGCGGGTTGGGTCGGCCTTCTTGTGACCGCAATCAATCTTCTTCCGTTCGGACAACTCGACGGAGGCCACGTAATTTATTCCATTTTTGGTGAAAAATATAGAAACTGGATTTATTATCTTTTTATAGGATTTTTACTTTTGTGTTTATGGAATTTTTCATGGTTACTGTGGGGTTTCCTAATTTATTTCATCATAAAAGTAGAACACCCTTTTGTCCCTGACCCGGTGGTTCCCTTGGATCGAGTTCGAAAAGTCGGCGGCCTTTTGATTCTATTCGCGCTGATTTTTATCTTCGTACCTTCGCCTATCCAAATTGGAACTGATATACACAGACCCGGTCTTGCAGAGGAGCTATGGATTTCACTCAAGTCAGTTTTTTCAGGTATTTAG
- a CDS encoding tetratricopeptide repeat protein: protein MTGTDISKIFNQALALEKEGKHPEAIQLYESLIQSQPKYQKSYLNLGALYSKLGNSRKAIEVYQKALGIGKNPELYYNIGVELYRTGEVETAVRSLKKSLELEKRFLKSHILLAYCYRQLEKDDKTELYLTNAIRLDPENRMALTALATLHFEKERWKECLETANKVNKLYPGDSRMQVLLSEVHTRLGNFKQSFEILKQATSQSKGFTRFADAVEESKKNPEEAAFFDSLEKLTKNKLDEFRSKFEMSKENPEDFAPPNPQDALDLSLMYLFHGDKERALKYMLYAQKQLEESGAQESSDG, encoded by the coding sequence ATGACCGGGACAGACATCAGCAAGATATTCAATCAGGCTTTGGCCTTGGAAAAAGAAGGCAAACACCCGGAAGCGATTCAACTTTACGAAAGCCTGATCCAATCCCAACCAAAGTACCAAAAATCGTATCTGAATTTAGGCGCGCTCTATTCCAAACTCGGGAATTCCAGAAAAGCGATCGAGGTTTATCAAAAAGCTCTCGGGATCGGAAAAAACCCGGAACTCTACTACAATATCGGTGTGGAACTTTATAGAACCGGAGAAGTGGAAACCGCCGTTCGATCTCTCAAAAAATCTCTCGAACTCGAAAAGAGATTTTTGAAATCCCATATTCTTCTCGCGTACTGTTATCGCCAACTTGAGAAGGACGACAAAACCGAACTGTATCTCACGAACGCGATTCGACTCGATCCCGAAAATCGAATGGCCCTCACCGCTTTGGCGACTTTACATTTCGAAAAAGAACGTTGGAAAGAATGTCTCGAAACCGCAAACAAGGTAAACAAACTTTATCCCGGCGACTCGAGAATGCAGGTACTTCTTTCGGAAGTTCATACCCGTCTCGGAAACTTTAAACAATCGTTTGAAATTCTAAAACAAGCGACTTCTCAATCGAAAGGATTTACTCGTTTTGCGGATGCGGTCGAAGAATCCAAAAAGAATCCGGAAGAAGCCGCATTCTTCGATTCGTTGGAAAAACTCACCAAAAACAAACTGGATGAATTCCGTTCCAAATTCGAAATGAGTAAGGAAAATCCCGAAGACTTCGCTCCTCCGAATCCTCAGGATGCACTTGATCTTTCACTCATGTATTTATTCCATGGTGATAAAGAACGGGCTTTGAAGTATATGCTTTATGCCCAGAAACAATTGGAAGAATCCGGTGCGCAAGAATCGAGCGATGGATAA
- a CDS encoding tetratricopeptide repeat protein: MDKGRNHSLATINLKTFWIRSLIVLFIAFTVNVCIYPIREAEVLENDISFIYLNSAEFSETELERITSIWKVRGLRGKGNNAEDKNNLGVLFAKNSLLDDAETSWKECMKLSDSNPICFSNLIRMHYLIDEYETAKDEIALYLKNAKKDQVQQVRKLLTSQNRREETVLLLDVQSKIPGMEVVSWEELSAYFLEKQDYEKAYFYLEKILQINPYHKNARASMVLLAHDLEKWDDLLMFSINLHSTDDKIPDLNYYIAKAYYEKRNYSEALDWIRKAPESEKETLPFIELWKRILLSVNPNSDLHPILPYVKRMQAKGLQIREEDILPTLNSSGKKTIEDIKVGR; this comes from the coding sequence ATGGATAAAGGGCGAAATCATTCGCTCGCTACTATAAATCTCAAAACTTTTTGGATTCGATCTTTAATCGTATTATTCATCGCGTTTACCGTGAACGTCTGCATTTATCCGATTCGGGAAGCGGAAGTTTTAGAAAATGACATTTCATTCATCTATCTTAACTCAGCAGAATTCTCAGAAACGGAACTCGAAAGGATAACTTCGATCTGGAAAGTAAGGGGCTTACGAGGAAAAGGAAACAACGCCGAAGATAAAAACAATCTCGGAGTTTTATTCGCAAAAAATTCCCTATTGGACGACGCGGAAACTTCTTGGAAAGAATGTATGAAACTTTCGGATTCAAATCCGATCTGTTTCTCAAATCTGATCCGTATGCACTATCTCATCGACGAGTACGAGACCGCTAAAGATGAAATCGCTTTATATCTCAAAAACGCGAAGAAGGATCAAGTTCAACAGGTTCGCAAACTTCTTACTTCTCAAAACCGAAGAGAAGAAACCGTTCTATTACTCGACGTTCAATCCAAAATCCCAGGAATGGAAGTCGTTTCTTGGGAAGAATTGAGCGCGTATTTTTTGGAAAAACAAGATTACGAAAAAGCCTATTTCTATTTGGAAAAAATCCTACAGATCAATCCTTATCACAAGAATGCGCGCGCTTCCATGGTCCTGTTGGCTCACGATTTGGAGAAATGGGACGATCTTTTGATGTTCTCGATCAATCTCCATTCTACGGACGACAAGATTCCCGATCTGAATTATTATATTGCGAAAGCATATTATGAAAAACGCAATTACTCCGAAGCTCTGGATTGGATCCGGAAAGCGCCCGAGTCCGAAAAGGAAACACTTCCGTTTATAGAACTTTGGAAAAGAATTCTTCTTTCTGTGAATCCCAACTCCGATTTACATCCAATTCTTCCTTACGTCAAAAGAATGCAGGCCAAAGGTTTGCAGATTCGAGAAGAGGACATTTTACCGACATTAAATTCTTCCGGAAAAAAAACGATCGAAGACATCAAAGTCGGGCGTTAG
- the cysE gene encoding serine O-acetyltransferase — MFENIKFIKKYDPAAKSYLEIILCYPGLHALWFHKLAHFLYRMKLPLIPRMINTFSRFITGIDIHPGAQIANGIMIDHGHGVVIGETATVAKGCLIYQGVTLGGTGKESGKRHPSLLENVVVGAGAKILGNITIGKNVRVGAGSVVMRDVPHDTTVVGIPAKAVRSKMPIGEEGEHMLDHNEIPDPVAKVFSLLLERIDSLQKEVDSMNKDGFHKNVSRKEKDNLEEILDEFIHGGGI; from the coding sequence TTGTTCGAGAACATTAAATTCATAAAGAAGTATGATCCCGCCGCAAAGTCCTATCTGGAAATCATACTCTGTTATCCGGGTCTACACGCGCTCTGGTTTCACAAATTGGCTCATTTTCTTTATCGGATGAAACTTCCCCTAATCCCGAGGATGATCAATACTTTTTCCAGATTCATTACTGGAATCGACATTCACCCCGGCGCGCAGATTGCAAACGGGATCATGATCGATCATGGACACGGAGTCGTAATCGGCGAAACGGCAACCGTCGCAAAAGGATGTTTGATTTATCAAGGTGTTACTCTCGGCGGAACCGGAAAAGAATCGGGGAAACGTCATCCGTCTTTGCTGGAGAATGTGGTCGTCGGCGCGGGCGCTAAAATTTTAGGAAACATCACGATCGGAAAGAATGTTCGAGTCGGAGCGGGTTCCGTCGTAATGAGAGACGTTCCGCACGATACGACCGTGGTCGGAATTCCGGCGAAAGCGGTTCGTTCCAAAATGCCGATCGGAGAAGAAGGCGAACACATGCTGGATCACAACGAGATTCCGGATCCGGTCGCGAAGGTTTTTTCTCTCCTCCTCGAAAGAATCGATTCTCTCCAAAAAGAAGTGGATTCGATGAACAAGGATGGATTTCACAAAAACGTTTCGAGAAAAGAAAAAGACAATCTGGAAGAAATTCTGGATGAGTTTATCCACGGCGGCGGAATCTAA
- a CDS encoding dicarboxylate/amino acid:cation symporter, which yields MPVFEKLNSLSTKILNHLKEKLWLKILIGMNAGIFAGILLGSDLSLVERDVAQLITSWLVTPGLIFIALLQMIMVPLIFSSIILGICSAENIENVKKLGIRTLIYFVLTTFIAVAIGIAWALWLEPGKSTIQIKNALGSKIPAPTTIPTLDKYPELFMSFFPKNPFLSVTQGEMLNVIVFSILIGIAILSVSKDLSKPILELLNSVFQISMKIVNWAMALTPFAVFGLMAKAISSIGAELLLTLGVYMSTVLLGLISVIVLYSIILIFLARRNPIDFFKKIAGLQLLAFSTSSSAAVMPVSIKTATENLKVKKNIAEFIIPVGATVNMDGTALYQAVATIFLAQYYGIELAPTQLVFLLFATVGASIGTPSTPGIGIVILATILAGLGIPTEGIGIILGVDRFLDMCRTTINVTGDITASCVMDRLS from the coding sequence ATGCCGGTCTTTGAGAAACTAAATTCCCTCAGCACGAAGATTCTAAACCACTTAAAAGAAAAACTCTGGTTAAAAATCTTAATCGGAATGAACGCCGGAATTTTTGCCGGAATTTTACTCGGTTCTGATTTATCTTTGGTGGAGCGCGATGTCGCTCAACTTATTACTTCCTGGCTTGTTACACCCGGACTTATCTTCATCGCCCTTTTACAGATGATCATGGTGCCTTTGATCTTCTCTTCTATTATTCTCGGAATTTGTTCCGCAGAAAATATAGAGAATGTCAAAAAACTCGGAATTAGAACCTTAATTTATTTTGTTTTAACCACCTTCATTGCGGTGGCGATCGGAATCGCTTGGGCGCTTTGGTTGGAACCCGGAAAATCCACGATTCAGATTAAGAATGCTTTGGGCTCCAAAATCCCCGCACCGACTACGATTCCGACTTTGGACAAATATCCGGAATTGTTTATGTCATTCTTTCCAAAGAATCCGTTCCTTTCCGTCACTCAGGGGGAAATGTTAAACGTAATCGTGTTTTCCATTCTGATCGGAATCGCGATTCTTTCCGTGTCAAAAGATCTTTCCAAACCGATTTTGGAACTCCTGAATTCCGTTTTTCAAATCAGTATGAAAATCGTGAACTGGGCGATGGCTCTGACCCCGTTTGCGGTCTTCGGTTTAATGGCGAAGGCGATATCTTCAATCGGAGCGGAACTTCTTCTTACCCTCGGAGTTTATATGAGCACGGTTTTGCTCGGATTGATTTCGGTGATCGTTCTGTATTCGATCATTCTCATTTTTTTAGCGAGAAGGAACCCGATCGACTTCTTTAAAAAAATCGCAGGTTTACAATTACTCGCGTTTTCTACTTCGAGTTCCGCCGCGGTCATGCCCGTTTCCATCAAAACCGCCACGGAAAATCTAAAGGTTAAAAAGAATATCGCGGAATTTATCATTCCCGTCGGCGCAACCGTGAACATGGATGGAACCGCCCTTTACCAAGCGGTCGCTACGATTTTTTTAGCGCAGTATTACGGAATCGAATTGGCTCCGACTCAACTCGTCTTTCTTCTTTTTGCAACGGTCGGCGCCTCGATCGGAACGCCGAGTACTCCCGGAATTGGAATCGTAATCTTAGCGACGATCCTAGCTGGACTCGGAATCCCCACCGAGGGAATCGGAATTATCTTAGGGGTGGATCGTTTTCTGGATATGTGCAGAACCACAATCAACGTAACCGGAGATATTACCGCGTCTTGTGTGATGGACAGGTTGAGTTGA
- the mpl36 gene encoding RlpA family plasminogen-binding lipoprotein MPL36, producing the protein MKQIAILVALIIFTSCASVESKRSISASGDPSEIFFEKEIAPMDRESGSNTASQKPGRRSFEEELNVEKYAKAQPPEKTNSSNGDFDEIGMSSWYGAKFHGKPTASGEKFDKTKLTAAHPTLPLGSIIRVQNLENQKEVLVRVNDRGPFVKDRIIDLSEKAADTLEFKDNGIAKVGIKVVKRGGAGGEESEDLENNDDEDALLGDENGKPEKLNPQKSDYPNKPVAGGKYIKGSPKGYTVQVGVFRDQTRAEAYKSSIGQEYGEKTFVFTRDGLFVIQLGDFGSRTGAESLKSKLKTDGIDCFIPKK; encoded by the coding sequence ATGAAACAAATAGCAATCTTAGTTGCCCTGATTATTTTTACGTCTTGCGCATCCGTTGAATCCAAACGAAGCATCAGCGCATCCGGAGATCCGTCCGAGATTTTCTTTGAAAAAGAAATCGCTCCGATGGATCGTGAATCCGGTTCGAACACCGCTTCTCAAAAACCGGGACGCAGATCGTTCGAAGAAGAATTGAACGTTGAAAAATACGCAAAGGCTCAACCGCCCGAAAAAACGAACAGCTCCAACGGAGATTTCGACGAAATCGGAATGTCTTCTTGGTATGGAGCGAAGTTTCACGGAAAACCGACCGCAAGCGGCGAGAAGTTCGACAAAACGAAACTAACTGCCGCGCACCCGACTCTTCCTTTGGGTTCCATCATTCGAGTTCAGAATCTTGAAAATCAAAAAGAAGTTTTGGTTCGCGTCAACGATCGAGGACCTTTCGTAAAAGATAGAATCATCGATCTTTCCGAAAAAGCCGCCGATACTCTGGAATTCAAAGACAATGGTATCGCTAAAGTAGGAATCAAAGTCGTAAAACGCGGAGGAGCTGGCGGTGAAGAATCCGAAGATCTCGAAAATAACGACGATGAAGACGCGCTTCTCGGAGACGAAAACGGAAAGCCGGAAAAATTAAATCCGCAGAAATCCGATTATCCAAACAAACCAGTTGCCGGTGGAAAATATATCAAAGGCTCTCCGAAAGGTTATACGGTTCAAGTCGGAGTTTTCCGCGATCAAACAAGAGCCGAAGCGTATAAATCCAGCATCGGTCAAGAATACGGAGAAAAGACCTTCGTGTTTACCAGAGACGGTTTGTTCGTAATTCAGTTGGGTGATTTCGGCAGTAGAACCGGAGCCGAGTCTTTAAAATCAAAATTGAAAACCGACGGGATCGATTGTTTTATTCCAAAAAAATAA
- a CDS encoding MATE family efflux transporter — MRSRFYRLTFYNILANITVPLTGLADTAILGNLDTHIFMAGAALSGILFDFIFWMFGFLRMGTTGLTAQASGEKNEKESLMILVRSLGLACFFGTLILLFSPWIREFGFQILQGDSNVKAAGLSYFDSRIPGSIAVLCNYVFTGWFLGRERSSYVLIATIVGNGINVALDVWFILDLGWEAYGAGLATSISQFGMLAVFVFLFFREWKLIPDLKLSFLRDKHLFSFSGFSSLLHLNRDIFLRTLFLILTFSLFRNFSSEAGTEILAANSILLQLILVSAYLVDGAAFATESLAGNIYGEKNWKLLKDLLFLALYVSLVFTSVFLGFLYLFPGLTLGMITKSDSVLFLLNEYKIWLIPVLEIGAVAFILDGFFIGLTKGRILRNSMLISTALFFFPMAYLGRIQKDNHLLWLSLALLMFGRTLTLSIQARKFFLNSSLRTSIEAEPNAN; from the coding sequence TTGAGATCCAGATTTTATAGACTTACTTTTTACAACATTCTCGCGAACATCACGGTTCCTCTTACGGGTTTGGCCGACACGGCTATATTAGGAAATCTTGATACTCATATCTTTATGGCCGGAGCCGCGTTATCCGGTATTCTTTTCGATTTTATCTTTTGGATGTTCGGTTTTCTAAGAATGGGAACCACCGGATTGACCGCTCAGGCTTCCGGTGAAAAGAATGAAAAAGAATCCCTTATGATTTTGGTTCGATCCTTAGGGTTGGCTTGTTTTTTCGGAACGTTGATTCTTCTTTTTTCTCCTTGGATTCGAGAATTCGGATTTCAAATTTTACAAGGGGATTCAAACGTCAAAGCGGCTGGACTTTCTTACTTTGATTCGAGAATCCCGGGTTCCATCGCGGTTCTTTGCAATTACGTTTTTACGGGTTGGTTTTTAGGGCGGGAGAGAAGTTCCTATGTTTTGATCGCGACCATCGTTGGAAACGGAATCAACGTCGCGCTCGATGTTTGGTTCATTCTCGATTTGGGCTGGGAAGCGTACGGAGCCGGTTTGGCGACGAGCATCAGTCAATTCGGAATGTTGGCGGTTTTTGTTTTTCTATTTTTCAGAGAATGGAAATTGATACCCGACTTAAAGTTGTCCTTCCTTCGGGACAAACATCTATTTTCGTTTAGCGGATTTTCATCCCTCCTTCACTTGAATCGGGATATTTTTCTAAGAACCTTGTTTTTGATTCTTACGTTCAGCTTGTTTCGAAATTTCAGTTCGGAAGCTGGCACAGAAATTTTAGCCGCGAATTCGATTCTACTTCAGTTGATTCTTGTAAGCGCGTATTTGGTAGACGGTGCGGCCTTTGCTACCGAAAGTTTAGCCGGAAACATTTACGGCGAAAAGAATTGGAAACTTTTGAAGGATCTTCTTTTTCTCGCGCTCTATGTGAGCCTTGTTTTCACATCCGTCTTTCTCGGGTTCCTGTATTTGTTTCCCGGCCTTACTCTCGGAATGATTACAAAAAGCGATTCGGTTTTGTTTTTGTTAAACGAATACAAGATTTGGTTAATTCCCGTTTTGGAAATCGGTGCCGTCGCTTTTATCCTAGACGGATTTTTTATCGGGCTTACGAAAGGGAGAATTCTCCGCAACTCTATGTTGATCAGTACCGCACTTTTCTTTTTTCCGATGGCGTATCTCGGTAGGATCCAAAAGGACAATCATCTTCTTTGGCTTTCGTTGGCTCTTCTTATGTTCGGAAGAACTTTGACCTTATCGATTCAAGCGAGAAAATTCTTTCTGAATTCTTCGCTACGAACATCCATCGAAGCGGAACCGAACGCAAATTAA
- a CDS encoding SpoIIE family protein phosphatase, whose protein sequence is MGLDFLRSDLILFNYYSFGSLLVTITTFFLAAFFISLKRKTVATYHLGIAFLVFGLFEIGYFMAAFYYHPIAAYHRWMTGCLILPAVTHFTQFFIRYPGNVNKKIGFWVMIFEHVLGFIVACFFIYLTFISEKIYHFTAHHWDFNALIASKYLAFIIAFYCSIAFIVVPAWRIVTDKEKKRFAIFLFSIGFMIAAFYPNISNVLSRDGYMERSTYMTSNVIFFIAAFSVVVIVFINNSTERTTFMVKIVGITLFTICLIMQALVFISNQDKESEYDSLHLVNSERVLESGRTNNDVQYTLRYDEKTGELITTDYDSKYGLDLTLVKVDLQNTLIYEEIAALKEDNFRENLKIILDGSPEYFAGYKDAIYKFVKENSSLNSKDLKKALLKHAEKLNKDAFVNTNKLQGISPDSFCEEGKSYLEKSKELESFKNGIYKNLEGCVWKGKNISGKELKAEFLKYFSYFKPAETRHYRRSLDGYGHHVAFMKYIPSKKQVVELGFSYKKYREFMHPTSVKQTIILFAVIFVVLVLFPLFFKSSLVDPLNNLLSGVEKVNKGDLDVQVPVKVRDEIGFLADSFNSMVSSIKQARRELQDYAENLEEKVKERTQEVQEKMEEVQRLKVQQDGDYFLTSLLAKPLFYNANKSKLVHTEFTLKQKKQFEFRGKHSDLGGDICVSGNLRLGTPESYKRYTMAMNGDAMGKSMQGAGGALVMGVVMNSIMARSAANNRILEKTPSEWLAEVYQEIHSVFKSFNGSMVISAVIFLIEEETGKCFYFNAEHPFSVLYRDGKASFLEEGLQLRKLGLDSEFDFEVRTFELKKGDTLILGSDGRDDIDLTPEETVRTINEDENLFLRNVEKGKGVLEDIETEIRKYGELTDDLSLLKIEFQTERKKDELDEMFTGGDRIEVALNPDVIYEDAKQLYKTGKVDQALELLKTGYTHDTANQKINKLLGLLSFKGKDYTTAIEVLNNYLKTDPGLHEYWFYLSIANKKVGKYEQALQASLKLKDIQPENLSNLINLSDIYRLTDQFDLAEEVARRLMHLDPGNQNGERLLKLIERDRA, encoded by the coding sequence ATGGGATTAGATTTTCTGAGATCAGATTTGATTCTGTTCAACTATTATTCCTTTGGAAGTCTTTTAGTAACGATTACTACCTTCTTCCTCGCCGCTTTCTTTATCAGCCTAAAGCGAAAGACGGTTGCCACCTATCATCTCGGAATCGCTTTTCTAGTATTCGGTCTTTTTGAGATCGGATATTTTATGGCCGCATTTTACTATCATCCCATCGCGGCCTATCACAGATGGATGACCGGTTGTTTGATTCTTCCGGCGGTAACTCACTTTACCCAGTTTTTTATCCGTTATCCGGGTAACGTTAATAAGAAGATCGGATTTTGGGTGATGATCTTCGAACACGTTCTCGGGTTTATCGTGGCTTGTTTCTTCATCTATCTCACTTTTATTTCGGAAAAAATTTATCACTTCACCGCCCATCACTGGGATTTTAACGCGTTGATCGCGAGTAAGTATCTCGCGTTCATCATCGCATTTTACTGTAGCATTGCGTTTATCGTAGTTCCGGCTTGGAGAATCGTAACCGATAAGGAGAAAAAGAGATTTGCGATCTTCCTCTTTTCCATCGGGTTTATGATCGCCGCTTTTTATCCGAACATTTCCAACGTGTTGAGTCGAGACGGTTATATGGAGAGATCCACTTACATGACCTCGAACGTCATTTTCTTCATTGCGGCGTTCTCGGTTGTGGTGATTGTCTTCATCAACAACAGTACGGAAAGAACCACCTTCATGGTTAAGATCGTAGGTATCACTTTATTTACGATCTGTTTGATTATGCAGGCCCTAGTATTCATTTCGAACCAAGATAAGGAATCCGAATACGATAGTTTACACCTCGTAAATAGTGAACGTGTTTTGGAAAGCGGTCGAACGAATAACGACGTTCAATACACTCTTCGTTACGATGAAAAAACGGGAGAATTGATCACGACCGATTACGATTCAAAATACGGTTTGGATCTCACGCTCGTAAAAGTGGATTTACAGAACACTTTGATTTACGAGGAAATCGCGGCGCTCAAAGAGGACAACTTCCGCGAAAATCTGAAAATCATCCTCGACGGATCTCCAGAATACTTCGCCGGTTATAAGGACGCGATCTATAAGTTCGTTAAGGAGAATTCTTCCCTAAATTCCAAAGATTTAAAAAAGGCTCTTTTGAAACATGCGGAAAAGCTAAATAAAGACGCCTTTGTGAATACGAACAAACTTCAAGGAATCAGCCCCGATTCTTTTTGTGAAGAAGGTAAATCCTATCTCGAAAAGAGCAAGGAACTGGAATCCTTTAAGAACGGAATTTATAAAAATTTGGAAGGATGTGTTTGGAAAGGGAAGAATATTTCCGGCAAGGAACTCAAAGCCGAGTTTTTGAAATACTTCAGTTATTTTAAGCCCGCGGAAACAAGACACTATCGTAGAAGTTTGGACGGATACGGTCACCACGTCGCTTTCATGAAATACATTCCTTCGAAGAAACAAGTCGTCGAGCTCGGATTCTCTTATAAAAAATATCGCGAGTTTATGCACCCGACTTCCGTAAAACAAACGATCATTCTTTTTGCGGTGATCTTTGTCGTTCTTGTCTTATTTCCTTTATTCTTCAAAAGCAGTCTCGTCGATCCTTTGAACAATCTTTTGTCCGGGGTGGAAAAAGTAAACAAAGGGGATTTGGATGTTCAGGTTCCCGTAAAGGTACGGGATGAAATCGGGTTCTTAGCGGATTCGTTTAACTCGATGGTTTCTTCGATCAAACAAGCCCGAAGAGAACTGCAAGATTATGCGGAGAATTTGGAAGAGAAGGTAAAGGAAAGAACCCAAGAGGTTCAAGAAAAGATGGAAGAAGTCCAAAGGCTGAAAGTTCAGCAGGACGGGGATTACTTCCTAACTTCCCTTTTGGCAAAACCGCTTTTTTACAACGCTAACAAATCGAAGTTGGTTCATACGGAATTCACTTTGAAGCAGAAGAAACAATTCGAGTTCCGCGGAAAACATTCGGATCTCGGCGGCGATATTTGTGTGAGTGGAAACTTGCGTTTGGGAACGCCTGAAAGTTATAAACGTTATACGATGGCGATGAACGGCGACGCGATGGGAAAATCCATGCAAGGCGCCGGTGGTGCGTTGGTGATGGGGGTCGTAATGAATTCCATTATGGCTCGTTCCGCGGCAAACAATAGAATTCTTGAAAAAACCCCTTCCGAATGGTTGGCCGAGGTTTATCAGGAGATTCACTCCGTTTTCAAATCGTTTAACGGAAGTATGGTGATTTCCGCAGTGATCTTTTTGATCGAAGAAGAAACCGGAAAGTGTTTTTATTTCAACGCGGAACACCCTTTCAGCGTTCTATATCGAGACGGTAAGGCGAGCTTTTTGGAAGAAGGTCTTCAACTCAGAAAACTCGGTCTGGATTCGGAGTTCGATTTTGAAGTGAGAACTTTCGAACTTAAAAAAGGAGATACTCTGATTCTCGGATCGGACGGTCGCGACGATATCGACTTAACTCCGGAAGAAACCGTAAGAACCATCAACGAAGATGAGAATCTATTTTTAAGAAACGTCGAAAAAGGAAAGGGCGTTCTCGAAGACATAGAAACCGAAATCCGCAAATACGGAGAATTGACGGACGACCTTTCTTTATTGAAAATCGAATTCCAAACCGAAAGGAAAAAAGACGAACTCGACGAGATGTTTACCGGCGGAGATAGAATCGAAGTCGCATTAAATCCGGACGTGATTTACGAGGATGCAAAACAACTTTATAAAACCGGTAAGGTGGATCAGGCGCTTGAACTTCTTAAGACCGGTTATACACACGACACCGCAAATCAAAAGATCAATAAACTTTTAGGGCTTTTGAGCTTTAAAGGAAAAGATTATACGACCGCGATCGAAGTTTTGAACAACTATCTCAAAACGGATCCAGGTTTGCACGAATACTGGTTTTATCTTTCTATCGCGAATAAAAAAGTCGGTAAATACGAACAAGCCCTACAAGCGAGTTTGAAACTGAAAGACATTCAACCCGAGAATTTATCGAACCTCATCAATCTTTCCGATATCTATCGTTTAACCGATCAATTCGATTTAGCCGAAGAAGTGGCTCGAAGACTGATGCATCTCGATCCCGGAAATCAAAACGGGGAAAGACTTTTAAAACTCATCGAAAGAGATCGTGCGTAA